From one Lycium barbarum isolate Lr01 chromosome 6, ASM1917538v2, whole genome shotgun sequence genomic stretch:
- the LOC132644704 gene encoding protein DMR6-LIKE OXYGENASE 2-like has protein sequence MIEVERQLVGKSTAPIFGLYREACEEYARGIEKLSYKLLELIALSLGLSSKRLNSYFKDQTSFMRLNYYPLCPIPELALGVGRHKDSPALTVLAQDDVGGLEVKRKTDGEWIQVKPTPDAYIVNVGDIIQVWSNDRYESVEHRVVASSKKERFSIPFFFSPSHYVMVEPLEELISEESPAKYKAYNWGKFKTTRNLSNFKKLNVENIQIYHFRIGDL, from the exons ATGATTGAAGTTGAAAGGCAGTTGGTGGGGAAATCCACTGCCCCTATA TTTGGACTTTACAGGGAGGCATGTGAAGAATATGCTCGAGGTATTGAGAAACTGTCCTACAAGTTGCTAgaacttattgctctaagcttagGCCTGTCATCCAAAAGGCTCAATAGCTACTTTAAAGACCAAACAAGTTTTATGCGATTAAATTACTATCCGCTATGCCCAATTCCGGAATTGGCTTTGGGGGTTGGCCGGCACAAAGATTCTCCTGCCCTGACCGTCCTTGCTCAAGATGATGTTGGAGGCCTCGAGGTGAAACGCAAAACAGATGGCGAATGGATACAAGTTAAACCAACTCCAGATGCTTATATTGTTAATGTTGGTGACATAATTCAG gttTGGAGCAATGACAGATATGAAAGCGTGGAACATAGGGTAGTAGCAAGCTCCAAGAAAGAGAGATTTTCTATTCCATTTTTCTTCAGCCCATCTCACTATGTAATGGTGGAGCCTCTGGAGGAACTGATAAGTGAAGAAAGTCCAGCAAAATACAAGGCTTACAACTGGGGCAAATTTAAAACTACAAGAAACCTTAGTAATTTCAAGAAACTTAATGTTGAAAACATTCAAATATATCATTTTAGAATTGGTGACCTGTAA